The proteins below are encoded in one region of Bremerella sp. P1:
- a CDS encoding serine hydrolase domain-containing protein: MGLSTRVCAADQPSGLDQADKVLQQATASGQVKSATLHVLKKGNAVTRAYGDGTTTDSMFLLGSISKPICVTALMRLYDQNEFKLDDKLRKYLPKFTGQGKENVTLRHILTHTSGLPDQLANNAELRRSHAELARFVETAQQAPLSFKPGSRYQYSSMGILLATHVAELLTGQDILSLVQETVFKPLKMEHSAQGLGRFSLDDMVPAQTEFAAPEAGSGDPTAKNWDWNSLYWRKLGAPWGTTHCSAPDVAKFLAEYLFLNGTVLKPETARMVRSNQNPAGIKPRGIGFDVGAQLGGDGCSEETFGHTGSTGTLAWADPATETICVVLTSLPARAVDPHPRELASAPIAARG; the protein is encoded by the coding sequence GTGGGATTAAGCACACGAGTCTGCGCGGCGGACCAGCCCAGTGGTTTGGATCAAGCGGACAAGGTACTACAGCAGGCAACCGCCAGTGGTCAGGTGAAGTCGGCGACGCTGCATGTCCTGAAAAAGGGAAACGCCGTAACACGCGCGTATGGCGATGGCACGACGACCGATTCGATGTTCCTGCTAGGATCGATCTCGAAGCCGATTTGCGTCACCGCGCTGATGCGGCTGTACGATCAAAATGAATTCAAGCTCGACGACAAGTTGCGCAAGTACCTGCCGAAATTCACCGGCCAAGGGAAAGAGAACGTCACGCTGCGTCACATCCTGACGCATACCTCGGGGCTGCCGGATCAACTGGCCAACAACGCCGAGCTGCGTCGCAGCCACGCGGAGCTTGCCAGGTTCGTCGAGACCGCGCAGCAAGCGCCCCTTTCGTTCAAGCCAGGCTCCCGCTACCAATACTCAAGCATGGGCATTCTGCTGGCGACCCACGTCGCGGAGCTGCTGACCGGCCAGGATATCCTTTCGCTGGTTCAAGAGACCGTGTTTAAGCCGCTGAAAATGGAACACTCGGCTCAAGGGCTGGGGCGATTCTCGCTCGACGACATGGTGCCTGCCCAAACCGAGTTCGCCGCACCGGAGGCAGGCAGCGGCGATCCGACGGCCAAGAACTGGGATTGGAACAGCCTCTACTGGCGCAAGCTGGGTGCCCCTTGGGGAACGACCCATTGCTCGGCACCTGACGTGGCGAAGTTCCTGGCGGAGTACCTTTTTCTGAATGGAACGGTACTCAAGCCAGAGACCGCCAGGATGGTGCGCTCGAACCAGAACCCGGCCGGCATCAAGCCGCGCGGCATTGGGTTTGACGTGGGCGCGCAACTGGGAGGCGACGGCTGTTCAGAAGAAACGTTCGGCCATACCGGCTCGACCGGAACGTTGGCCTGGGCTGACCCTGCCACCGAGACCATTTGCGTCGTGCTGACTTCGCTACCAGCCCGCGCGGTAGATCCTCATCCCCGGGAATTGGCCTCGGCCCCGATCGCCGCGCGAGGTTGA
- a CDS encoding DUF3592 domain-containing protein: MNRKTSTLRILLSEPGYPILLGFLGLWWFTVVYGNIFGEIGYRQPTEYSSTTNLKMIGIGSLLTLVWVGFFLRRVSRIKRVIAIGNQVKGRVITVDVSELKQRLVGSDPKKYDFEYEYDGRTYRNKNTIWRDDSLDDGEEVTLIIDPRNPSYALIASRYTDLEEASDDQRSDSSVKPWSGSYVGGVACAVSQLGVFWLLMLLESSFSPSELSVAYGVILSIPITIVGGFLGAFAGSLAHPITSAVAGAILSALPLLFLLGPSRAFEGDALWVVISAMCAGALGSGLGGLVGLRATRNQAKELSPASPAEKNGEESQSVNELDELESDEQSDELDRCLACGEVMQSQTKCPKCGWTYL; encoded by the coding sequence TTGAACCGAAAAACTTCAACCCTGCGAATCCTGCTAAGTGAGCCAGGCTATCCCATCTTGCTGGGGTTCTTGGGATTGTGGTGGTTTACGGTCGTCTATGGCAATATTTTTGGCGAAATTGGCTACCGGCAGCCGACGGAGTATTCCTCCACCACGAACTTAAAGATGATCGGCATCGGCAGTCTCCTGACGTTGGTGTGGGTAGGGTTCTTCTTAAGAAGAGTCTCCCGAATCAAACGCGTGATCGCCATCGGTAACCAGGTCAAGGGACGCGTGATCACCGTCGACGTGTCGGAATTGAAACAGCGTCTTGTTGGCAGTGATCCAAAGAAGTACGACTTTGAATACGAATACGATGGAAGAACCTACCGCAACAAGAATACGATTTGGAGAGACGACTCTCTCGATGATGGGGAAGAAGTCACCTTAATTATCGACCCTCGGAATCCTTCATATGCGCTGATTGCGTCCAGGTATACGGATCTTGAAGAGGCATCTGACGATCAGCGTTCCGACTCGTCCGTGAAACCGTGGAGTGGCTCCTACGTAGGCGGGGTTGCTTGTGCTGTAAGCCAACTCGGCGTGTTTTGGTTGCTGATGCTGTTGGAGTCGTCGTTCTCTCCTTCGGAATTAAGTGTTGCGTACGGTGTCATCCTGAGTATACCGATCACGATTGTCGGCGGCTTTTTGGGCGCCTTTGCAGGAAGTTTGGCGCACCCTATCACGAGCGCCGTAGCCGGAGCCATCCTATCGGCATTGCCGCTCCTTTTCCTCCTCGGTCCGAGTCGCGCATTCGAGGGGGATGCGCTTTGGGTCGTGATTAGTGCGATGTGCGCTGGCGCATTGGGTAGTGGATTGGGTGGGCTTGTTGGGCTACGAGCCACACGGAACCAGGCCAAGGAATTATCTCCGGCGTCGCCAGCCGAGAAGAATGGAGAAGAATCTCAGTCGGTCAACGAACTGGATGAGTTGGAATCAGACGAACAAAGTGACGAACTCGACCGATGTCTTGCCTGTGGAGAGGTCATGCAGTCACAGACGAAGTGCCCCAAGTGCGGGTGGACGTATCTATAG
- a CDS encoding C39 family peptidase, with amino-acid sequence MSSPRIKSLIVPVIAIGVVVAAAATASAQTRSQFGPPVRTRDHNIQAYARTWTAIRDQNIVKQQRDYSCGAAALATLCRYYWGDPVTENQVLGVIEKQLTREELQERFQNGLAISDLRLTAVRLGYLSTIGRLSMEELTDVKVPLIVAIRLEQTNHFVVLRGMANGWVFLADPARGNLRIPQFEFERIWIENAVLVVAKKGKAKSDVSQLGVRHEEMARGWVDDQIIRTFPEKPFRVPFPAFP; translated from the coding sequence TTGAGTAGCCCAAGGATCAAATCACTGATTGTGCCGGTCATTGCCATCGGTGTTGTCGTGGCGGCAGCTGCGACGGCCTCGGCTCAGACCCGGTCCCAGTTTGGGCCACCGGTACGGACGCGCGACCATAACATTCAGGCCTATGCCCGCACGTGGACCGCGATCCGCGACCAGAACATCGTCAAGCAGCAGCGTGACTATTCGTGTGGTGCCGCTGCGTTGGCAACCCTCTGTCGTTATTACTGGGGCGACCCAGTCACCGAGAACCAGGTGCTGGGCGTCATCGAGAAACAACTCACGAGGGAAGAACTGCAGGAACGTTTTCAGAACGGGCTGGCCATTTCCGACTTGCGTTTGACGGCGGTAAGGCTCGGTTATCTTTCGACGATCGGTCGCTTGAGCATGGAAGAACTGACCGATGTGAAGGTTCCGCTGATCGTGGCGATTCGCTTGGAGCAAACCAACCACTTTGTCGTGCTGCGGGGCATGGCCAACGGCTGGGTGTTTTTAGCGGACCCAGCCCGGGGCAACTTGCGGATTCCGCAATTCGAGTTCGAGCGAATTTGGATCGAAAACGCGGTGCTAGTTGTGGCGAAGAAGGGGAAGGCGAAGTCGGATGTCTCGCAATTGGGAGTGCGACACGAAGAGATGGCCCGCGGTTGGGTCGATGATCAGATCATCCGCACCTTCCCCGAGAAACCATTCCGGGTACCGTTTCCCGCCTTTCCGTAG